The DNA sequence GTCACCGGCAGTGAAGGTGGCGGTATCAACGGAAGAAATAGAAGCAGTGGCCAAGTCGGCGGCGGAGGTGGTGGCCGCGGTGGCGGTGTTAGTAGTGTCGGAAACGGTGGAAATCTTTTTAATCTCCGGAGTCTTTTCACTAAGAAGGTGTATTAAGTTAACCCTTAATTAATTAGCTACTTATCTTATATTGTTAATCTCCCattaaaacatataatataaattactattttaattttttatattcaaAGCTTAAGGGAAAAAAAGGTTCGATTTTTGAAGGACTatattcttcttcttatttatttattttttaagaaaaaaagaaaagtttatCATATGTACCTGTAATTATAGTAACGGTGGGATTTGCTAATATAACttgttataaataatattaatttgtttATGTATTATTTATGATTCATTTTATTTATGAGACAAAGAGTGTTTAAGTTTGTAGCTTTGGTTACAATTGTTGAATCTTGATGCAAAGCATAGCATGCGgagtttttatttaattgattgGTAAGGTATCACATTTCACATTCACATTCACATTCACATTCATGAGCAATCTCtacttaaaaatatttcatgtgCAACCCACCCAAAAAGATGGTAATGTATAtcattttccttttattttatcaTCTAAAGTTTCTGACTCACTCTTTCTTTCCTCAGTAAACCTCTTTTTTGTCTTTGGACAAAACTCTCAAGTGTGTAAGTTATATATTCATTTCCCGAGGCTGAATCTCAACGATGAACCtcataaattaaattagatcACAACTTCGTCATACCCATTTTTCGTTTCTAATAATGACTACTTCTACTAGTAGTAGTATAGAAAGTTGAAAGTGGTTTCTATGTAGAGATGAGTGAGTAATTCCTCAAAATCAAAACCATATTTGCTGATCTGTCCTTCTTCTACTCAAGGCATGTGAATAGAAGAAAGCTTGAATCTGTGACTTGTGTAGCTTTATTACAAACACTTATTTCGAAATTGCCATTCATCTTTTGAGGTTTATATTGATACTTTTTAGGCataaagatgaaagaaataatgttaaaaaaaacaGAGTACATATTTCTAAAGAagggaaataaaataataaaaaagagtaCAATTCTTTCTTTATTCATTTTCATCGTGTTTATTTGGTACAAGAAAAAACGTAAACAGAAGAAAAGACAAGGAGATTGAATTTGTACTCTACTACTTTTCagtacatattatatatttagtattTCGGTGGTTAAATTCGTTTAGTTTGGACTTTGGAGGGTTTGAAAATTGACTTAAACTAGTTGCTTTGAATTGACTTACTAATCCatgtttttatataatttaaaatcagTATTATCCACAAATGACTCACCCCATCTTTTGTGAGACAAAACCATTTTTATTTTCACTTCACTTAAGCACCAAGTCACTGGCTTTGCTTCTTTGCTTAACTCAACCAGCCAACCCAAATGCAACAAACAAGGGTATTTCTTTTCTCACTTGAAACGATGATAATGTTAATGTTAACACTCtcaatacatatattatttcaGTGCCCTGATTTGGCTACAAAAGTTTCAAAAGTTATATCCATTTTCACTTTTTCTATTGTCCCAATGCCTTACTATGCtgagagagtgtttctttttactaaaattaatgCTTTCCCCTCAACTATACAACCTCTGGAGATTAGACATCAATAATAGGCCTTCTTAAGAAACTTTGGCGGCCCACTAATGTATTAGTAAAGATTAAAGAAGGCCCCATTTGATGGCCCAATTGATGATTCCCATCATATTTGATGGACTTCATAGTTtgtaaaaaatatgatatttatgttttctttttaaattttattggaaAATGTCAATTGTTTTGTTGTTGAAAATTAGAAACTAccagaaattaataaaaagctataaaaaaaatcttttttccattttgaaaatttatatatttttttacacattatatatatatgtaaataaataaaccgTAAAATCTTTCTTTTATTgtagttttataaaatattttaatttttttttcgtgtgtaaatcaacaaaatatatgacaaaaaaatataatttttatcaaAGTTACTTCTATTTATGATTTTCAACTTCAATTAGTCTAAACTCACTTTCTACTCTATTTTGAACTGTCTCTGTTATTTGacgtgtattttttttttttttataacataaatatTTGAATAATGCCATTTTTCTAAGCATTATGTAAGCATTATCTAAGAGACGGCAAAATAGAGtaggaaatatatttctagTATTTCTCCTTTTAATTACTCTCTTTACACATGTCAGTACATGGCATCAATTTGTAAatgttgaaattaaaaaaattactctGCAtagttatacatttaatataattcaaaacaataaataactagttaaatttaagttgaatgaTAGTTTAACAATATCTCCTTATTCTAGTAGTCATAAATTTAATCCTAATTTAAAccttatattttatttgtttttttaataaataaaatataaatacacctaaaaaagacaaaaaaaattcaaaatttggtgtaaatttaaAGTATTTTAATCACCaattattctatttaattattgtatatatttaaaaataacaattgtacattaatatatttttaaatcttaAAGTGGACTTTAGCTCTCCCTCAGCACCTCTAAATCCGCCTATGAAtagaaaagggaaatttgattttctatacttacatatacctaatattatatatgaccactttatctaaaacccaaaaatacccctctcaaattttttatactttttttagtgcaaaaacataaaaaaagaaaaaaaaaattggtagtccgatggggtccgatggtggtccgatggtcacctgatgctacttttgtatgtacaaaaacataaaaaaaatatattggtagcagatttggtccgatggtagttcgatgggtggtccgatgggtccgattggtggtccgatgggtggtccgatggtggcccgatggggtggtccgatgggtggcccgatgggtggtccgatggtgtaaATGTGGTGATGTAAATGGGGGTATTTTAAGGATATCATAAAAGTTGTCATATCttacaaatattagttattatttgtttagaaatttttttttaaccaaatgtaagcataaaaaatcaaatttcccatagaAAATCACCTTAGCGAATACCACCAGAAGGACAAATAAGACCCGTCATCTGGCTACAATGTATAATTTTGTACTGCACCGAGAAGACACGAGTCATAATATGATAACTCATGCCATACATTATAGCCCGAAGACAACCCCATTCAACatattaaatgtaaattttacaattaatttttaaatgttcAGGAACgaagattaaaataaaaaatcagtaAGAAAAATGcagattaataaattttaacccaaatgaTGTTAATTGATAATTTTCTgcatcaattataattattattattatcttttggTAAGGGCATCAATCACTTTAATCTAACggaaagaaaataataacaataattaatacaaataaAATCATTGACATAACAGCTAACGGTGTGTTGCGCGCCAGTTCAACGAAGAGAAATAGAAAAGAGAGTTCGAGACCAGAATTCAGAGTTGTAAATCAGTAAGGCGCAGAATCGGTATGGGCATCGTAGAGCGACTGGTGAAAACGTCTCGTCTTCTCCGAAGATTCCCTCCAtctaaaaccctaaaccctactCCTCATCATGTTTCCTCCTCCCCCTACATTTCAATTTCAAATCCACGCCTTCTCCATCTCCGTACGTACTTCTCTCCTCTTTTACCCCAATCTTCTCTTTATAATTACTATGGAAAAATTTCCAATTTCATTGAGTGCTTTTATGATGATTATGTCACTCTGATTCTTCTGTGTTCTATAATCACAGCTataaatttcttttctttattttttctgttGGAGGGGGTGGTTGGGTGTAATCAACGTACTTACAGGttgttttgtaatatttaagCTTTACTTTCAATATATGCAGGATCTGTTCAGTACCACCACCAGTACCAATCCAATGCATCTGAAATTCGCTGGTCCAATTCGATACCCAATGGTAACGGGTTGTATCTTCTACTTCCTGCTCTCTTAGCTAGTTTATTTGGAGTTAAAGGACTGCAAACTGCACATGCTGATGCAGACGAGGTTGTGTGTCTATTTTTCATTCTTTATCATTTGATATTTACTTATTTGTAGTGTCATTCATTTTCATGAAATGATTTGGAAATTTGCAATGATGTTTATTTCTACGCAGGTTGCTTCCTCACCTTTGCCAACAGATTCTCCAGCAAATTATGTAGACCTGGAAGAAATTGCTAAGAGAGAACGACACAGAATTGAAACGTTGCTTAAAAGCAAAGGAATGCGCCCTGGGTCTTATCCCCGCTTTACGGTTGCTGTCAAGGGACAAAAGGTTACAGAGCAGTAATGGAGTATCCTCTCCGAAAGAACCAAATTCTtgattttaaaaagaaattatttttactacATTTTATAATAATGTTGTTTTAGAAATCTTAAAATCCTTACTGTggttttattaatttaagtggTGTATAGCttgatagattaaagttgtgtcttttattaaaaaaaatgtttttcttGAGAACATATTTTATTCAAGTATTATTATATTGGAATTTAAACCAATAaatgaatgtatgtatgtaatCCGTATGCATGTGTGAGAGTTTTATGTtttgttaaatttaattttgaactTTGGTCACTGAAGCTTATGATAACTTGTTATAGGTAACTGTCAAGTTGCAAATTCCTCCTGCGTGTGAAGTTCCACAGCTAATTGCAAACCTTGTTTCAGAGCTTGGGTTAAAGGTTGAACAACATGGCGGTGGATCAGATATGCTATTGCGTGCTTGGGACAGGTTATATAAACTATTGATAagttttttgtttagttttatttctatttttaatgtttctattattcattttaatttatgttcTGTTACTTGTTTTATTACATTTTTGAGTAATTACTAAATTAGCTATTGCTGTCATTGTGTCAACTGTTTCTATATGAATCATTTCAGTGCAATATCTTGGCAACTAACACTTACTCGGCCAGACAAACAGAAGGAAACCGAAGGGAATGAAGGGGAGGGAGATCTATGTGTACTCATTTTTGGATCACTTGTTACTTCAGATAAAGTTGTGAGTTATATTTCAGCAGTTTTATGGCATTACTATCATATGGAGTTCTAGTTTTCACTTTTCTTTAGCAGATGACGGCCACTAGATTTATGAATTAGTTGATTTTCACATCGCTTAGCATGACTTACTGCAGGAACTTGAATTTATAAAAAATGGAAGCTTGAGTGCAAAAGAGCTTGATGCATTTGTATCTGTTTTACAATTAGCAGGGAGAAAGTCAAGAGAAAACAATTCATTGGAAAAAAAACAAATGCCACCACCTTCAGATAAATCAAAATTAGTTTCTACTCTTGAGTCAATGGGAGTTAGGGTTTATGGCCTTGAAGAACCGCATTTGAATTCCACGAGCAGTGAAATATCATGGGACAATATTGCTGGGTATCATCAGCAGAAACGGTATGTTGCATTTTCAAACTTTTATCTTATTGTTAATGTTTTATTTGGGATAAGTTATCTTCTCAATTATGTACTGACCAGTACTCTGCAGAGAAAGTAGATAAATTGCCTATTTTTGATAAGCTATGGAATATAGGTTGTTGATGAGCTCGATTTAAACTTCACAGGAAAACATGAAACTAAAGAAATTATCTCTTTGTTTTTATTAAGTTTGTCCTGTGGTTAGTGAAATACTGTTTGGCGCATAGACACATATCAATTTACGACCTATAATTCATTTGGGATGGAATGTATAGCTCGTTGCTTAAAGGAAGACATATCATAATGCAATAGCCTATGTAGTTTAGGACgccaattattatattaatgctCGCATATAATATGTAGTCTAGTCATATGTATTCTGACTGGAATCAAGTTTGAtgattttatctatattttgtaAAGTAATTGAGTACGTTTCAACAATGCTGCTGATCTATAGGGAAATAGAAGATACCATTTTGTTGGCTCTACAAAGTCCTGAAGTATATGATGATATCGCCCGGGGAACACGACATAAGTTTGAATCAAACAGACCTCGAGCTGTGCTTTTTGAAGGCCCGCCAGGTAGATAATTTTAGTAAGATAGAGTACTCTATTTAATAGTTTACGCTGTAGaatattatcaatttaattaatatattgattTACCTGAAATAATCAAGTCAGAAGTTTGAACATATTCTTTTTTTATCGAAAGAGTTTGAACATATTCTCTTACTAGTGGCTTTATGGACTACTAGTACTAGGCCACTTTCTTTATCTCAAGTTTTCAGGATTGGTGGAGAACCAGGTTTTATACTAGAGTTTACCTGTTACCTCGTGACCAGAAATTAGAGTTAATGTTTCAGTTTTcctcctctctctctatatatccTCTTTGCTCAAATGCTCTTCAATTGTGAATTGTTGCACTGGAACTTTTTGTCTGGCACACACTTCACTTTTTCATTTTGTCTGGCTAATTAATATAACATCTCATTTCCAATCCacagttattttcattttggggAACATACTTACCATGTTTCCATTTTCAGGTACAGGAAAAACATCTTGTGCTCGTGTCATTGCCAATCAGGCGGTGAGCTACTGGTCACTATTATACCTATAGTTTTTATCTTAATTTTCCTTATATTTCAATGCTATATTTATTGTTCTCTGTTGTGTTATGCCTTGCTTCCTTAATGCTCCTAAGTATTTCTACAAGCCCGTATCTTAATTTTTGGACTGAAAATTGAACACTTACCTTTATTTGGCAGGGTGTCCCATTATTATATGTGCCCCTTGAGGTTGTCATGTCAAAGTACTATGGAGAGAGTGAACGCTTGCTAGCAAAGGTGTTTTCACTAGCCAATGAACTCCCTGAGGGTGCTATTATTTTCCTAGATGAGGTAAGTTTTTCTCTCATTATTTTTTGCAGCCTTTCCTGTTAGTATTTGATTTCTTTTACACCACTGCAGGTGGATTCTTTTGCTATTGCCCGTGATGGTGAAATGCATGAAGCTACACGTAGAGTCCTGTCAGTGTTACTTAGACAGGTACTTCTTGGATTTCGATCTattttctatgcaatagcataGTTTATACTGGGCGGCTCGACCAGCATAGTATCATGCTGCTACGATCCCAGTGTGCTATCTACAGTCCCTCTCATCTTTGACATTAGAATTAGGTGGGGAACTGTTTTATTAATGATGGAAAGTTGTGTGGGCTGTTTTAGAAATGTCCTGGCTGAGAGTTGGCCATTTCGGTTTCCAGTTCCCTGCTAGGTGCTAACTAACAAAAATAATTCACACTTAGTACTGGTTTGGACTATCCCATTGGGAAGTGTTTGTTGTTTACTTGTCTTCCTATATAAAATTGAGTTGCTCATACTTCATGCGCAGTCCATAGTCTTACAAACACATTGTATAAAGAATCTAGGCATTATGCCAGAGAGAATGTGGATGCAAGAGTTGTATCCATTTTTGACTCCCTCTTTTACTGCAACCCTTGATCCCATTCTGTGCCGTTTGGTTCTACCCTGCAGTATCATAAGCCTTTTTCAAGTTTTGTATTGCCATTGGGATTGTACCAGCAAAGAAGTTTCGACACTTCAGACAGACAAGGAATTTTAGTAACATCTTGGTTGGTAGGATAGctatattttgttgttgtttacaCAAGTTACCTTTTTTCCTTTGCAGATTGATGGATTTGAACAGGACAAGAAAGTTGTTGTAATAGCTGCAACTAACAGAAAACAAGATCTCGATCCTGCATTGATTAGGTAAGTACATGGCTCAAATATGGCATATACCagattgattattttctaactCGCACTTAGATTTATCGTGTTAAAGAAGAGTAAACCGAATTTATTATCTTCTAATTCTCTGCGAATACTCCTCAGTCGGTTTGATTCACTCATCACATTTGGTTTACCGGATCGGCAAACACGGCAGGAGATTGCTGCTCAGTATGCCAAGCACCTCACAAAATCTGAATTAGATGAACTCGCTGCAGTTACAGAAGAGTAAGCTTGACTTTGACTCATCAACTAGACTAGTATTGAGCCGAAGCTAGCcatctttttttgttttcactAACGTTTTATTGCCAAATACAGAATGTCTGGAAGGGATATCAGAGAAGTGTGTCAACAAGCTGAGCGGTCATGGGCATCCAAGGTAAGTGATCTTAATCTCTTGCGTTTTAGTTTATTTCATGTGGTATTATCAAACTTATTTGTCAAACTTTGTTAGATAATTCGAGGACAAGCTTCCAGAGATGGCGAACAAGGCCTTCTTCCGCCATTGAAAGAGTATGTAGAAAGTGCTATGAATCGCCAAAAGGGTTTGTCGAGTATTGCAGAGGCAAGATTCCAGAACCCGAAGACCGGGAAAAGGAAATCTCAACTCGTTGTTGATTAAGATTAAGTTAGGCTAGTTAGGATACTTTATTGCTAGaagttttgtaagtttttttattagGACAGCAAATGAAATCATAGCAGCAAAACTACTACTGAAATGAAATACATAGAAAAACGACAATAATACATGTAAAACGATCATAAACAAGTAAGAAAATACGACATTACATTTTTGCATGGAATAATCATCTCAGCCTGAGAAGCGAGTCATGGTTCTTATAATTCTATACTAAAATAGCAAACTGCATTGGAGTAATGTGAATAGCAAAGCTCCATCCCTGCATAAAAAAGCCATCAAAACCAACTCAGTGAGTTCACCAACCAAAACAACGAGACCGAGTCACGAGTCAAAAAGTTTTTCTTTACCTTTGAGAAACTGAAACTTGTTGTGATGAcgtttcttcttcaattcgctTCCTTTTTCTACTATTACTAACGTTAATCGGCCGTGAAATAAACGAAGCTATCTGCAATTCAGTTCTTAACATCATTTGAGTTAACTCGGCTTCCGATTCGAGCCGCCGATTCTCAGCTTGCAACCGAAGAGCCTCCCTCGTCTTGTTGAGCTCAGCTTCGACTTTCTCCATTCTCAAGAGCGAATCCGATAAGACTCGTAGGCTTGCCGAGAGACCAGTCAAACGCTTCTTCTTACTGTAAAAGTCGTCGGCCTCATCCGAGTCGGAACTCCATGAAACGTTTGAAATTGAATCAACGTCGTCGACGTCAATATCTTGAGGCTGTGCACCAGACAGTAATCCGGCGTCGATGCCGTTCTTGAGACGGTTGGCTTCGTCACGATTGCCCTGGCTTCGCAGGGTTCGATTGGTCTGATAAGCCATCAAGAGATtgctattattttgttttttttttcttctttgcttTTTTATGAAGATGCTTGTGTAAACTTTTTCGTTAGTGCAGACtaaaagatgaagatgaagaagaagatgcaGCCCAATTACACCTTAAATGGTATGGGCCTTAACTATTGGGCCTTCTATTCATTATTCGAAATGatactctataccctttttatattgtcttcttttatttttaccttcttttttaaagtattatttttacctttttttcaaAGATTATACCAATTttacccctgtcacttcaagatattctccatgtgactctcttatatcCTAATAgaggtaaatttaattaattaattaataaaagtgtcatttttcaacttaccccttctCTTTACATAGCAAGTATACCTATCTAAACTCAAACTAATTACAAAAGGATCTTTAACtaacttatttttattaatgcattacaattttttttaataaaaaatactacatcacaatttaatacaaaataacaaaaaattatcttgcttctcaaatttttttatattttctgctGAGGAGGctgataaaatattttagtcGCTTATAATACTAATAAGATACTTGTAAGTcactttacataaaaaaaatccactttatgataaaaattaccaaaaattggctttcaATTTAGTTataatagttatatatataattactgtGGAAGAAAAAAGTACAGAAACatagttataaattttttaacagACATAAATTATAGATTATGGGTTATAATGTGTTAAGCaactattaatatatataaaaaaaaaaatatatatatatataggcttTGGAATGCATATGGTACACTATAATCATGTCTATAAATATTTTGAGAaagcaaataaaaaaatgtcctctgttttattttttgtttagaaTGAGATACCATTTTACTCAAATTAAGTCAAAATTTACTTCTTTTTCCAAATTAAATAAAAGCAAAAAGTTaacaaattgtttaaaaaaatatagactGAAAATTAGATTGAAATACAGATTGCATAATAGCAATATAAACTTTTTGTAAGAAAGTTATTGGCCGAAATTCACTCTAATGACaatatttttcatttctttattctaattttaaaaagaaattgaattacccttttttaattgttgttaattcaatatttgtttaataaaggaggactaaaaatattatatgaacagGCACATACCTTAATAGTACTTCTAATAATAGGTGAATGTGAGCTATTATTAgttcttttgaaaaaaaaattccttgGAAGTGAAGGGAATTTATTAATGAGACAATTTAGCCCAAGAAAAAGTTGGGTTGTGGAATCATATCATATTCCATACCTATATTCTTGTTTCCTAGATTTTAAGGGCTTGCCTTTTtagtctttttttattattattattatttattatcattAACAAAAGAATAACTTCCTTTcacgaaaaaagaaaaacattatcTTGAGTCGGTGATATTCTTTCATGTTGATaagatttattttgtttgttgataaaattaattgtttaattgaCACACAAGTTTACGTGTTTAAAGATTATtggtaaataaataaagtaaaaagagATTGACAATACCTTGAATCATTAgtgaatataattatttttgctTCTAATTGGTATATTTGTCAAATATTTTACACTACTAAATTTTGTCTTATATAATATTAGATTTGTTAATGATACctcatattatattataataatggatagtAATTAATACAtagatataatttaaatattttaataataaaaaaaataaaaaataataataaaaataaaaattattataaaaaaatgttttatgttattattttttggatAAACATAACATTATTTATACAAtgct is a window from the Cannabis sativa cultivar Pink pepper isolate KNU-18-1 chromosome 1, ASM2916894v1, whole genome shotgun sequence genome containing:
- the LOC115707402 gene encoding 26S proteasome regulatory subunit 4 homolog isoform X2, which gives rise to MGIVERLVKTSRLLRRFPPSKTLNPTPHHVSSSPYISISNPRLLHLRSVQYHHQYQSNASEIRWSNSIPNGNGLYLLLPALLASLFGVKGLQTAHADADEVASSPLPTDSPANYVDLEEIAKRERHRIETLLKSKGMRPGSYPRFTVAVKGQKVTVKLQIPPACEVPQLIANLVSELGLKVEQHGGGSDMLLRAWDSAISWQLTLTRPDKQKETEGNEGEGDLCVLIFGSLVTSDKVELEFIKNGSLSAKELDAFVSVLQLAGRKSRENNSLEKKQMPPPSDKSKLVSTLESMGVRVYGLEEPHLNSTSSEISWDNIAGYHQQKREIEDTILLALQSPEVYDDIARGTRHKFESNRPRAVLFEGPPGTGKTSCARVIANQAGVPLLYVPLEVVMSKYYGESERLLAKVFSLANELPEGAIIFLDEVDSFAIARDGEMHEATRRVLSVLLRQIDGFEQDKKVVVIAATNRKQDLDPALISRFDSLITFGLPDRQTRQEIAAQYAKHLTKSELDELAAVTEEMSGRDIREVCQQAERSWASKIIRGQASRDGEQGLLPPLKEYVESAMNRQKGLSSIAEARFQNPKTGKRKSQLVVD
- the LOC115707402 gene encoding 26S proteasome regulatory subunit 4 homolog isoform X1, with product MGIVERLVKTSRLLRRFPPSKTLNPTPHHVSSSPYISISNPRLLHLRSVQYHHQYQSNASEIRWSNSIPNGNGLYLLLPALLASLFGVKGLQTAHADADEVASSPLPTDSPANYVDLEEIAKRERHRIETLLKSKGMRPGSYPRFTVAVKGQKVTVKLQIPPACEVPQLIANLVSELGLKVEQHGGGSDMLLRAWDSAISWQLTLTRPDKQKETEGNEGEGDLCVLIFGSLVTSDKVHDLLQELEFIKNGSLSAKELDAFVSVLQLAGRKSRENNSLEKKQMPPPSDKSKLVSTLESMGVRVYGLEEPHLNSTSSEISWDNIAGYHQQKREIEDTILLALQSPEVYDDIARGTRHKFESNRPRAVLFEGPPGTGKTSCARVIANQAGVPLLYVPLEVVMSKYYGESERLLAKVFSLANELPEGAIIFLDEVDSFAIARDGEMHEATRRVLSVLLRQIDGFEQDKKVVVIAATNRKQDLDPALISRFDSLITFGLPDRQTRQEIAAQYAKHLTKSELDELAAVTEEMSGRDIREVCQQAERSWASKIIRGQASRDGEQGLLPPLKEYVESAMNRQKGLSSIAEARFQNPKTGKRKSQLVVD
- the LOC115707405 gene encoding uncharacterized protein At4g22160 is translated as MAYQTNRTLRSQGNRDEANRLKNGIDAGLLSGAQPQDIDVDDVDSISNVSWSSDSDEADDFYSKKKRLTGLSASLRVLSDSLLRMEKVEAELNKTREALRLQAENRRLESEAELTQMMLRTELQIASFISRPINVSNSRKRKRIEEETSSQQVSVSQRDGALLFTLLQCSLLF